From Anopheles funestus chromosome 3RL, idAnoFuneDA-416_04, whole genome shotgun sequence, a single genomic window includes:
- the LOC125769784 gene encoding LOW QUALITY PROTEIN: uncharacterized protein LOC125769784 (The sequence of the model RefSeq protein was modified relative to this genomic sequence to represent the inferred CDS: inserted 2 bases in 1 codon) produces the protein MAPGSSNNQNNNRQTGTKPKSKSSKKNSVPQEIVAPTRRDQLQQQLNVLVDWANVSGASSVVPNNNSQQQQQQPHFSGAQQPSTSGQQQGQNILLKPRNNRTPGEGTCYEIDNLSLQDNSRYIPVRPIVRRNLLNEGTGGEQSEPHNTAVGVVIPTTPNSALQQTFRLNEGASASSSGVAVGSTHSINNLLHSGSGASTVTGVVPKQQHILNPLLLLQQQQQQNQAGQTRSTSSPLSYRVPDGASQNQLNLNKNSNHHQQQQQQQQQSHHLLAAAAVPSTSSGSRYGSATLPFNATSGTVEDTLNQIQEYIKLTTNLISSVQIDNVSGDSNTERKXMGDESCYFVPINSATLEDVRHSDAELNGGPRPQSVQSISTNQSTTPVPPSASCDELRYRMESQSKNMQALKEQQAHLLRLQQAARQQLQEMESIRQMHTASVAPPIESFQTVEQVQDGIGSIMERMRVLSTFIQNQQELSNMLGPDNDTDVLADQAMLQQKFQELRDKKSQMHNLVSELQSMNLDANRQFDGEAGPEPRNVPIELTHAPATAADARNATKIFLNGGGSTMEGTSSGGAVNPVATVEGMSVPAHRPVGEEQRNNGVQSTAVDEDEDEGPLNEEEAAVLTGTADMLSEKINEINAMKSQLRRLKEMMDTVKLIEMKTGQESIDEEDEYEEEDAPEDEEEGDDEDDEGAAAIAMQQQQQQQRSSRSRSRSMSSAPITLLPNGTTIPNDADGSEMSHQEREHLNKRVEALQAMTQDLREQAKSIAAERDRLKHARNDLHKRRNNVMELQQQAQNQASEKLTNHVASFVSMAGPSGRVPAGPKERQQMELKAELEQKKRELERIEKMTQSIKKNTELSRAAVVEGAHEQQVTPLPKATGPSSVVSSSVESCSGGAGSHHRGTPSAHVTIPPAPAPSAISGSLQNNTAGSNATNDSKTNSADSGVTSDIFAHAQLESASYQSSSTRSFPPPMPDICNRNAAADRYRLKRSDLDADGAPVGGGGGGGGVGAGPVGRDHRGSSPWPVFGTSGGAGGLSSSNTGPHSPHYGLPYGPGMHDLSHHGAAAGYVGGGGVGAYGSSWSTGGGPYGVAANLLPPHAATPNTPPDPIVFQHIMQTQQMLMNSITQCNQLLWIQQREINNLNNAVLLLQERILGTNSSLLLHETHGPQMGATLIRAESTPPNASNVATTASSIYTRARSEQPMMSHQQQQSSPYHHPHSHLHSTSHPTQSAVLLQQQQQQQQQPMQSFTQPPYSPLAAGMPQTHPMVSPQQLPPNTQCLANQTVQRNNTNPAQAGLPPSGAHAGRLRSSVRPLNINTLNNALYDDQSGNGGTVGTAGGIMNGTETGTGLANEYGAGSIAPNMINNLCSSGSQPATPTPGGSTLVGQHQHHQPHTSSLRFGQNYNNLNNTVNNNLSNVNMQNNHNLYNQQQDTSTQQQQQQTQALNNQVLPGVRANNYWDNFRSYSRQNLLSSNSCKSNEESCSQSGSAGGGSGGGGTGSAAGTGGCGGSGGIGVGGSGGSAGNASGNGSGSGCNTINNQLQRNNSNASNQYMNNQSNKYQQSINITRNNSLSNTNQDMESSGGQQILGYHPNQEQPIDDCVGQVVDHHRQQHQVQVEQQTPSSNLGGHSLHGARHSQPVYQSQPPIATARQQHHSQTQLVGTGSVQTQTHPYTLPHQPLLQSTPQQQPPSSSMVGTHQTPSGQHQQQQIPPQQQQQQHTHHAPLNQSNSLDLGELQFHTNPINLGLANKTHPKASGHKKYPLSLRSCRDAGAGGEGSSGCYVSGGGDMNLASTCTYQHDSKSTSKLFEALKENVYQEVKNLITANESRPHFLIQLFRELQLISSDPLRQRTLQSIQELYNRYIESTLQEENHVNNVGSNNLLASTGLSNMPEGVNAGGEGIVNSEPRTSPPRDSRNEESAVEFEVIQNYTNLRQQQQQQQQQQQYHYIPANGPEQTGGSLPSSSAGGEVLTSSIPNPSTSTNTPPGAGRRLSSSRPLNQEQLVPIAVANSEIINIIMGDIVSVINSVDYINDSVLFKIAGVICNHAAGGAPVDYGQPVGGDPGQQHHHHHHHQHHYHHHHSRTGQSPAASLLAAASFLSAQGDEQQGELNGGPRTEGVGGGDVFSREDFLRHLESWNRTDKDEFISNLENFLNNILLRSSAVEGEEGEEEEDAITGGPIGSQQNSAYVDEVQPAANSCTAPIAYEGNANGQDGGVNGNGMVPFAAGEQRPLESAVVVSSSSANAVYSSTTYDLAEADQVRSSDMETSAGNITAAGSSGGNSTLEHPNAGTNFDDRWTVVVQKKPATVGDEQAGPNSGISEGRPQPRMGGLQQQPMHGSSSSGMNGGPSGTNGTVPSGAPGGGNNGNNINNNWQSEEVADEHLEQTEEHRSSYY, from the exons ATGGCACCGGGTTCGAGCAACAATCAGAATAATAACCGGCAGACGGGTACCAAGCCCAAGTCGAAATCTTCGAAGAAAAATTCCGTTCCACAGGAAATCGTTGCACCAACCCGAAGGGATCAGCTCCAGCAGCAGCTAAAT GTACTGGTCGATTGGGCAAACGTTTCCGGCGCATCATCGGTGGTCCCGAACAACAATtcccagcaacaacagcagcagccgcatTTCAGTGGCGCACAACAACCATCGACAAGTGGCCAGCAGCAAGGGCAGAATATTCTTCTGAAACCCCGCAACAATCGGACACCAGGTGAAGGCACCTGTTACGAAATCG ATAATCTGTCGCTGCAAGATAACAGCCGCTACATACCGGTACGACCGATCGTGCGACGAAATCTGCTGAACGAGGGAACCGGCGGAGAACAGAGCGAACCGCACAACACTGCAGTCGGTGTGGTAATTCCTACAACTCCCAACTCTGCCCTGCAGCAAACTTTCCGCCTAAACGAGGGTGCTTCAGCGAGTAGCAGTGGAGTTGCGGTCGGATCCACGCACAGCATTAACAATCTCCTGCACAGTGGTTCCGGTGCTTCAACCGTCACCGGAGTTGTACCGAAACAGCAACACATTCTAAACCCTCTACTGcttctgcagcagcagcagcaacaaaaccaaGCGGGACAAACACGTTCGACTTCCTCACCGTTAAGCTACCGTGTGCCGGATGGTGCCTCTCAAAATCAGTTGAACTTAAACAAAAACTCtaaccaccaccagcagcaacagcagcagcagcaacaatctcATCACTTACTCGCAGCTGCAGCCGTGCCATCGACCTCGTCCGGATCGCGTTACGGATCCGCTACCTTACCGTTTAACGCTACCAGCGGCACGGTCGAGGATACGCTGAACCAGATACAGGAGTACATCAAGCTAACCACAAACCTGATCTCATCGGTCCAAATTGATAACGTGAGTGGCGACAGCAACACGGAAAGGAA TATGGGAGACGAGAGTTGTTACTTTGTGCCGATTAATTCCGCCACGCTGGAGGACGTCCGGCACTCCGACGCGGAG CTTAACGGTGGTCCACGGCCCCAGTCAGTGCAAAGCATCAGCACAAACCAATCGACCACACCCGTCCCACCGTCTGCGTCCTGCGACGAACTACGCTACCGTATGGAGTCGCAATCCAAAAATATGCAAGCCCTGAAAGAACAGCAAGCACATCTGCTTCGCCTACAGCAAGCGGCCCGCCAGCAGCTGCAGGAGATGGAATCGATTCGGCAAATGCACACCGCCAGCGTAGCGCCACCGATAGAATCGTTCCAAACGGTGGAACAGGTGCAGGACGGTATCGGAAGCATTATGGAACGGATGCGCGTACTTTCCACCTTCATACAGAACCAGCAAGAGCTGAGCAACATGCTGGGCCCGGACAACGATACGGATGTGTTGGCCGATCAGGCAATGTTGCAGCAGAAGTTTCAGGAATTGCGTGACAAGAAGAGCCAAATGCATAATCTCGTGTCGGAGCTGCAGAGTATGAATTTGGACGCGAATCGACAGTTTGACGGTGAGGCGGGACCGGAACCGCGGAATGTACCGATCGAATTGACGCACGCACCGGCAACGGCAGCGGACGCAAGGAATGCGACGAAAATATTTCTCAACGGTGGCGGTAGCACGATGGAGGGTACGAGCAGTGGTGGTGCGGTAAATCCGGTAGCCACCGTTGAAGGTATGTCCGTACCAGCGCACCGGCCGGTCGGTGAGGAACAGCGCAACAATGGTGTACAGTCCACAGCGGTGGATGAGGATGAAGATGAAGGCCCGCTAAACGAAGAGGAAGCGGCCGTACTAACCGGGACGGCCGATATGTTGAGCGAAAAgattaatgaaattaatgCGATGAAATCGCAGTTGCGCCGTTTGAAAGAGATGATGGATACGGTGAAGCTGATCGAGATGAAAACGGGTCAGGAATCGATTGATGAGGAAGATGAGTACGAGGAGGAGGATGCACCGGAAGATGAAGAGGAAGGcgatgatgaggatgacgaGGGTGCCGCAGCGATTgccatgcagcagcagcagcaacagcagcgttCCAGCAGAAGCCGTTCGCGTTCGATGAGTTCCGCACCGATCACGCTGCTGCCCAACGGTACGACAATCCCGAACGATGCGGACGGTAGCGAAATGTCACACCAGGAGCGGGAGCATCTGAACAAACGTGTCGAAGCACTGCAAGCAATGACGCAGGATTTGCGCGAACAGGCAAAATCGATTGCAGCCGAACGCGATCGTTTAAAGCACGCACGGAACGATCTGCACAAGCGGCGAAACAATGTGATGGAACTGCAGCAACAGGCGCAGAATCAGGCGAGCGAAAAGCTTACCAATCACGTCGCCTCGTTTGTGTCGATGGCCGGTCCGAGCGGGCGTGTCCCAGCGGGACCGAAAGAGCGTCAGCAGATGGAGCTAAAGGCCGAACTGGAGCAGAAGAAACGGGAGCTCGAGCGCATTGAAAAGATGACGCAaagcataaagaaaaacacggaACTTTCTCGTGCCGCGGTTGTTGAGGGTGCCCATGAGCAGCAGGTTACACCACTCCCGAAGGCAACCGGACCATCGTCGGTCGTTTCATCGTCGGTTGAATCGTGCAGTGGCGGTGCCGGATCACATCACCGTGGTACACCATCGGCACACGTGACCATTCCACCAGCGCCGGCCCCATCAGCCATTAGCGGTTCGCTGCAGAACAATACGGCCGGTAGCAATGCGACCAACGATTCGAAAACGAACTCCGCCGACTCGGGCGTTACGTCGGACATATTTGCCCATGCGCAGCTAGAATCGGCCAGCTACCAGTCGAGCAGTACGCGCAGTTTTCCACCTCCGATGCCCGACATTTGCAATCGCAATGCGGCGGCCGATCGGTATCGGTTGAAGCGAAGCGATCTTGATGCCGATGGTGCtccggttggtggtggtggaggtggtggtggtgttggcgCCGGTCCTGTTGGGCGTGATCATCGTGGATCTTCACCGTGGCCAGTGTTCGGCACGAGCGGTGGTGCTGGGGGACTGTCCAGCTCGAATACGGGCCCGCACAGTCCACACTACGGACTGCCGTACGGGCCGGGAATGCATGATCTTTCGCACCATGGAGCCGCTGCCGGGTATGTGGGCGGCGGAGGTGTCGGGGCGTACGGTAGCAGCTGGAGCACGGGCGGTGGTCCGTATGGTGTGGCGGCAAATTTGTTGCCACCGCATGCTGCCACCCCGAACACACCGCCCGATCCGATCGTATTTCAACACATCATGCAAACGCAACAGATGCTGATGAACTCGATCACACAGTGCAATCAGCTGCTGTGGATTCAACAACGTGAAATTAATAATCTCAACAATGCCGTGCTGCTG CTTCAGGAACGAATACTCGGCACCAACAGCAGCTTGCTGCTACACGAAACCCATGGTCCACAGATGGGCGCCACGTTGATAAGGGCAGAATCAACACCACCGAACGCCTCGAATGTCGCTACCACGGCTAGCAGCATATACACACGGGCACGTTCCGAGCAACCGATGATGtcccatcagcagcagcaatcctCTCCCTATCATCACCCTCACTCCCATCTCCATTCGACTTCCCATCCCACACAATCGGCTGTTTtgctacagcagcagcagcagcaacagcagcaaccaatGCAATCCTTTACACAACCGCCATACAGTCCGCTTGCAGCAGGGATGCCCCAAACTCACCCGATGGTATCACCACAGCAGCTTCCCCCCAACACCCAATGTTTGGCGAATCAAACGGTGCAGCGTAACAATACTAACCCCGCACAGGCCGGCTTACCACCGAGCGGTGCCCATGCGGGCCGGTTACGTTCGAGTGTGCGTCCGCTTAACATTAACACGCTTAACAATGCGCTTTACGATGATCAGTCCGGCAACGGTGGTACGGTGGGTACGGCCGGTGGTATCATGAATGGCACGGAAACCGGCACCGGGCTGGCAAACGAGTACGGTGCCGGTTCGATCGCACCGAACATGATAAACAATCTGTGCAGTAGTGGTTCACAACCGGCCACACCGACACCGGGTGGTTCGACGTTGGTCGGTCAGCATCAACACCACCAGCCGCACACGTCCTCGTTACGCTTCGGGCAAAATTACAACAACCTAAACAACACGGTCAACAACAACCTATCGAACGTAAACATGCAGAACAATCACAATCTGTACAACCAGCAGCAGGACACGTccacccagcagcagcagcaacaaacgcaAGCCCTCAACAACCAGGTGCTGCCGGGTGTGAGGGCCAATAATTATTGGGATAACTTCCGAAG CTACTCAAGACAAAATCTCCTATCGAGCAATAGCTGCAAAAGCAACGAAGAATCCTGTTCGCAAAGTGGCAGCGCTGGAGGTGGCAGTGGTGGAGGCGGAACAGGATCCGCAGCAGGAACAGGAGGATGTGGTGGTTCGGGTGGTATAGGAGTTGGTGGAAGTGGAGGAAGTGCTGGAAATGCTAGCGGTAACGGTAGTGGAAGCGGCTGTAATACGATCAATAATCAGCTGCAGCGCAATAACAGCAACGCTTCGAACCAGTACATGAACAACCAGAGCAACAAGTACCAGCAGTCGATCAACATAACGCGCAACAACTCGCTGAGCAATACGAATCAGGATATGGAATCATCCGGCGGGCAACAGATTCTGGGCTACCACCCAAATCAGGAACAACCGATCGACGATTGTGTTGGGCAAGTGGTAGATCACCATCGTCAGCAGCATCAGGTACAGGTAGAGCAGCAAACTCCGTCGTCGAACCTTGGAGGACATTCGTTGCACGGTGCAAGACATTCGCAGCCAGTCTACCAATCGCAACCACCGATTGCAACCGCTCGCCAACAGCATCACTCACAAACGCAACTAGTCGGAACGGGATCTgtccaaacacaaacacacccgtaCACACTTCCACACCAACCTTTGTTACAGTCGACACCGCAGCAACAACCCCCATCGTCAAGTATGGTCGGAACACATCAAACTCCTTCCggtcagcatcagcagcaacaaattccaccgcagcagcagcagcaacaacacaccCATCATGCACCCTTGAATCAGTCCAACTCGCTGGATCTTGGTGAACTTCAGTTCCACACGAATCCGATCAATCTAGGGCTGGCGAACAAAACACACCCGAAGGCAAGCGGGCACAAGAAGTATCCACTGTCGTTGCGCTCCTGCCGGGATGCTGGTGCCGGTGGGGAAGGAAGCAGCGGATGTTACGTGTCCGGCGGTGGAGATATGAATCTCGCTTCCACTTGCACGTATCAGCATGATTCCAA GTCAACCTCCAAATTATTCGAAGCACTCAAAGAAAACGTCTACCAGGAGGTAAAAAATCTCATCACAGCGAATGAATCTCGGCCCCACTTTCTCATCCAGCTGTtccgtgagctgcagctgatCTCGTCCGATCCACTACGGCAGCGCACGCTGCAATCGATACAGGAGCTGTACAACCGGTACATCGAGTCAACACTCCAGGAGGAGAACCATGTGAACAATGTAGGAAGCAACAATTTGCTTGCGTCCACTGGACTGTCAAACATGCCGGAAGGGGTCAATGCTGGCGGCGAAGGAATAGTAAATAGTGAACCACGAACTTCGCCACCGCGCGATTCCAGAAATGAAGAATCTGCCGTTGAGTTTGAGGTTATTCAAAACTACACGAATCttcgccagcagcagcagcagcagcaacagcagcaacagtatcATTACATTCCTGCTAATGGACCAGAACAGACAGGAGGGAGTCTCCCGTCTTCTTCAGCTGGTGGAGAAGTTTTAACATCCTCCATACCGAACCCATCTACGTCTACCAACACTCCACCGGGTGCTGGACGTCGTCTATCCTCAAGCCGACCACTCAACCAAGAACAACTTGTCCCTATAGCGGTGGCCAATTCGGAAATCATTAACATAATAATGGGTGATATCGTATCGGTGATAAACTCGGTCGATTATATTAACGATTCGGTGCTGTTTAAGATTGCGGGTGTCATATGCAATCATGCCGCTGGTGGAGCACCGGTCGATTACGGTCAGCCAGTCGGTGGTGATCCGGgacagcaacatcatcatcatcatcaccatcagcaccattaccatcatcaccattcgcGCACGGGACAGTCTCCGGCAGCTTCACTGCTGGCCGCTGCCTCATTCCTATCGGCGCAAGGTGACGAACAGCAGGGTGAGCTGAACGGTGGACCACGAACCGAAGGTGTCGGTGGGGGTGATGTCTTTAGCCGGGAGGATTTTTTGCGACATCTTGAAAGCTGGAACCGTACCGATAAGGATGAGTTTATATCgaatttggaaaactttttaaacaaCATACTGCTGCGTTCATCTGCCGTGGAGGGTGAAGAAGGCGAGGAAGAAGAGGACGCTATTACTGGTGGTCCGATCGGTAGTCAGCAAAACTCGGCCTATGTGGATGAGGTACAGCCAGCAGCAAATAGTTGCACCGCACCGATTGCTTATGAAGGTAATGCGAACGGTCAAGATGGTGGCGTGAATGGTAATGGAATGGTGCCGTTTGCCGCAGGAGAACAACGACCGTTAGAATCGGCGGTAGTCGTCAGTTCCAGCTCTGCCAATGCGGTGTACTCCTCGACGACGTACGATCTGGCCGAAGCGGATCAAGTGCGCTCAAGCGATATGGAAACATCAGCGGGAAATATAACTGCCGCTGGATCGAGTGGAGGAAATTCCACGCTGGAGCATCCAAACGCCGGGACTAACTTTGACGATCGCTGGACTGTAGTTGTGCAGAAGAAACCAGCCACGGTTGGGGATGAACAAGCTGGTCCTAACAGCGGGATCAGTGAGGGACGACCACAGCCAAGGATGGGAGGATTGCAACAGCAGCCAATGcatggaagcagcagcagtggtatGAATGGTGGACCGAGTGGTACTAATGGAACCGTACCGTCAGGTGCACCCGGTGGAGGAAACAATGgaaacaacataaacaacaaTTGGCAATCGGAAGAGGTCGCCGATGAACATTTAGAACAGACAGAA GAACACCGTTCATCGTACTATTGA